A portion of the Marinobacter alexandrii genome contains these proteins:
- a CDS encoding recombinase family protein, which translates to MKFGYARVSTKDQSLALQIDALKKEGCEEVFSEKLSGRSENKPKLNELLSKLRSGDVVMVYSLDRLGRTSKELISLLSDFKEKGIQFKSIQEGVFDTTSPMGEAVFQIIAILKAMEVQVLSERTKHGLEAARVRGRKGGRPKGSYDKNKAAAAVTLYKRELPITEITESLKISRSTLYQYLRNEGVKS; encoded by the coding sequence ATGAAATTTGGATATGCAAGGGTATCAACTAAGGACCAAAGTTTGGCTCTACAAATCGATGCACTTAAGAAGGAGGGATGTGAAGAAGTCTTTTCCGAAAAGCTCTCAGGTAGAAGTGAGAATAAGCCTAAGCTTAATGAACTATTAAGTAAGCTTCGAAGTGGTGATGTTGTTATGGTCTATAGTCTTGATAGATTGGGCAGGACTTCCAAGGAGTTAATATCACTCTTGTCGGATTTTAAGGAAAAAGGAATTCAGTTCAAGAGTATTCAAGAAGGAGTCTTTGACACTACCAGCCCAATGGGCGAAGCTGTTTTTCAAATAATAGCAATACTGAAAGCTATGGAGGTTCAGGTCTTAAGTGAACGAACCAAACATGGTCTCGAGGCTGCACGAGTTAGGGGTAGAAAGGGAGGTAGGCCTAAGGGATCATATGATAAAAACAAAGCTGCGGCCGCAGTAACTTTGTACAAAAGGGAACTACCTATTACTGAAATAACTGAATCACTAAAAATAAGTAGATCAACCCTATATCAGTACTTAAGGAATGAAGGTGTGAAAAGTTAG